A genomic window from Streptomyces sp. NBC_01429 includes:
- a CDS encoding response regulator transcription factor produces the protein MRIVIAEDDALLRAGLTHLLRAEGMEVTSAVDNPTDLLAAIEADRPDVAVVDVRMPPTFRDEGLRAAVEARRRRPGLAVLVLSAHVEDSYATELLADGAGGVGYLLKERVGKVTDFLDALHRVADGGTAMDPEVVAQLLLRRRADDPLLSLTPREREVLGLMAEGHSNATIAGLLTVSSGAVHKHIGNIFNKLGLPTTDAGHRRVLAVLAYLKA, from the coding sequence GTGCGCATCGTCATCGCCGAGGACGACGCCCTGCTGCGAGCGGGCCTCACCCATCTGTTGCGCGCCGAGGGCATGGAGGTCACCTCCGCCGTCGACAACCCCACCGACCTGCTGGCCGCCATCGAGGCGGACCGCCCGGACGTCGCGGTGGTGGACGTCCGGATGCCGCCGACCTTCCGGGACGAGGGGCTGCGCGCCGCCGTCGAGGCGCGCAGGCGCCGGCCGGGGCTCGCGGTGCTCGTCCTGTCGGCGCACGTCGAGGACAGTTACGCCACCGAACTGCTGGCCGACGGCGCGGGCGGGGTGGGCTATCTCCTCAAGGAACGGGTCGGGAAGGTCACCGACTTCCTCGACGCGCTGCACCGGGTGGCCGACGGCGGCACCGCGATGGACCCGGAGGTCGTCGCCCAACTGCTGCTGCGGCGAAGGGCGGACGACCCGTTGCTCAGCCTGACGCCGAGGGAGCGCGAGGTGCTGGGGCTGATGGCGGAGGGCCACTCCAACGCGACGATCGCCGGTCTGCTCACCGTGAGCAGCGGGGCGGTGCACAAACACATCGGCAACATCTTCAACAAGCTGGGCCTGCCCACGACGGACGCGGGTCACCGACGCGTGCTGGCGGTGCTCGCGTATCTGAAGGCGTGA